The genome window GATCCGAGGTGATGACCTGCTGGTCAAGGCTGGGCGGTTCACCCACTGTTGCATAGCGCAACGTTCCTTCGGCATAGGCCGCACCGGCAAGGGCGGCAAACACCCCCGCCGTCACAGCCGACCGCAATAGATTCTTCAGCTTCATGACGATATCCTCCACTGTCATATCGCGCGCAGGCAGCACGCATTGATGTAAGTAAATTACAAATTGACCGGATATGTCAATTTTATTTTGCCGATCTTCCGCAAATATGCGATGAATATGAAACTTACTTACGCAATCAGGAGTCACCATGATCACCGAACCAACTGGAATCACTCGATTTGAAACCGCCGATCTTGCCGCCGGGGGCACGCCAAGGCCCTTTGCCAAGGCCGTGCGCGCAGGCGACTTTGTCTATGTTTCGGGCCAGGTTCCCACGGTTGCGGGCGAAGTTGTCAGCGGGGGAATCATCGCCCAGACCGAAGCGGTCATGGCCAATATCATTGACGTGTTGCGCATGGCGGATTGCGGACTTGAACATGTCGTCAAAGTCAGCGTCTGGCTGGATGATCCGCGAGATTTCACCAGTTTCAACTCGGTCTTCGAAAAACACTTCCTGGCGCACCCGCCTGCGCGTTCGACCGTGCAATCGGCCCTGATGATCGACGCCAAGGTCGAAATGGATGTAATAGCCTACAAACCTGTCTGAACGATTGCGACTGCGCTGATGGAAAAAATCATCGACCTGATCTCGACCATG of Paracoccaceae bacterium contains these proteins:
- a CDS encoding RidA family protein codes for the protein MITEPTGITRFETADLAAGGTPRPFAKAVRAGDFVYVSGQVPTVAGEVVSGGIIAQTEAVMANIIDVLRMADCGLEHVVKVSVWLDDPRDFTSFNSVFEKHFLAHPPARSTVQSALMIDAKVEMDVIAYKPV